The sequence ttaagatacaaggggaagacagggagagagaaagagagacatctgcagcactgcttcaccactcatgaaagcttcctccctgcaggtggggagcagggcttgaacctgggtacttgagcatgacaaagtgtgtgctcaactggtatGCCAGTGCCcagtctcactccccccccctttttttttttttttttttgcctccagagctatcctggggctcggtgcctgcactacaaatccactgctcctagagactatttttcccattttgttgcgcttgttgctactgttggataggacagagagaaatcaagagaggagggggagacagagaggaggagagaaagatagactcacctgcagacctgcttcaccgcctgtgaaacgacacccctgcaggtggcgagcgggggtgggggggtgggggtgggctccaactgggatccttaagcctgtctctggtccttgtgctttgggctatatgtgcttaacccctgcactaccgcTCCACCCcctctgctttccctttccttttcttttccatctcatctcctctactttcccctccttccttccttacttaccagagaaagagaacatcattctggcacatgcaatgctagggattgaacccagaaccttatcCCTGaaagtttaatgctttatccactgttccacctatCAGGTCAGCAGCAATAcatttccctccccttcttcttctccttctccttcttctttcttcttctttttttaaccagagtattgttcaggtctggtttatagtggtgctgggaactaaaCCTGGCTGGCatatttggtgcctcaggcatgggaggcttttttccccccatctcCCCAGCTCCATTAATCTTGTATGACCTAGTGGTCAGCATAAAAAGCTCCTCGGACTGGTCTACAGACTGTCTGCAGAGTGGTGCCAGGGGGCCTGCAtgctgccatgtgtgaggacccaggttcaagtttccagtctccacttgcacaGGGAACagtcacaagttgtgaagcagggctgcaggtgtctctgcttctctctcccgacctcccccttctctctcagtttctatctctatccaaaaaattacatattttttaaaaatgaagaagggaccaggctgtgatgcacctggttaagagcacacaatgGAAgaagggggcaaaaaaaaaaaaaaaaagcacacaatgggagtcgggcggtagcgcagtgggttaagtgcaggtggctcaaagcgcaaggacccgtgtaaggatcccgatttgaaccccggctccccacctgcaggggagtcgcttcacaggcggtgaagcaggtctgcaggtgtctatctttctctccccccccccccgtcttcccctcctctctctatttctctctgtcctgcccagaacgacatcaataataactacaacaataaaacaacaagggcaccaaaagggaataaataaataaataaatatttaaaaagagcacatgttacagagtgcaagaacccaggttcaagtccctggtccccatctgcagggggcaagcttcatgagtggtgaagcagggctgcaggtgtctctctatctctccctgccctcttagttcttctgtctctatttactgagaaataaataaaaattctcaaaAACGAAGAACAATGATGCCAGGAAAAATAGGCTAAGAGAATGTAGCTACAGTGAAAAGAGTtctcttactattattatttaaaaatttttatgtatttgttttttgaaGAATTTTCTTAGCTTCcaagattgggcatgttcagtgtggtatggccgtagacaataatttttatttatttatttatttattttcccttttgttgcccttgttgttttattgttgtggtcattattgttgttgacgtcatcgttgttgaataggacagagagagatggagagaggagggggaagacagagagtaggagagaaagacagacacctacagacttgcttcactgcctgtgaagcgagtcccctgcaggtggggagcctggggcttgaaccaggatcttaatGCCAGTCCGTGCATTTTGCACcatctatgcttaacctgctgtgctaccacccgactcccaacaagaATTTTCTTTACAGTAGCTGAGATGGTGAAATCAACTGAACAGATGCCCAAACCACAATGAGACTGGAATGTCTGACCTTGGCTTCATAAATATATCAAGCCTGCTAGGAGAATTTCTCAATTTAAAATACTAAGTTGAGTtgtaaccttttttaaaaaaatatttatttttctcttgtagttattattgatgtcattgttgttggaaaggacagagagaaacggagacaggaggggaagacagagagggggagagaaagacagacacctgcagacctgcttcaccgcctgtgaagcacctcccctgcaggtggggagccgggggctcgaaccagcatccttaagccggtccttgcgctttgtgctgcaTGGTGTATTAACCTTGAATCCCTCTTGGGATTCCAGCTTCCATCAAGCATTTGTCCTTGGAATGCAGGGAAGCAGAGCAGCCTGGTGGTTAGggaactgaaccagggactttggagcctcaggcatgagagtctctttgcacaaccattatgctatctacccctcctcccgACTGTGAATTTTTatgagttaagaaaaaaaaaataagacttctttttctttttttttttttgtacctccagggttatttcttgggctcagtgcctacaagtccacttctcctggaggcttttttttccctttttgttgcccttgttgtttatcgttgttgttattgctgtcatttttgtaggttaggacagagagaaatggagaggggaggggaagacagagagggggagagaaagacagacacctgcagacctgcttcacctcctgtgaatcgactcccctgcaggtggggagccggggaatcaaacctggatctttcagCCGGTCCTGGCTTttcatgctatgtgcgcttaacccgctgtgctgctgcccgactcccaagacttatttttctaattgctcttgtgtttattttatttcatcttattttattttggatagagacagaaactgagaagggagggagagacggagagagagagagaggtgagagagacacctgcagctttgctttactgcttgggaagcttcccctctgtaggtagggatcaaaggtttgaacctgagtccttgcacactataatgtgtatgctcaacccaggtgtgccatcactcaaCCCTCTTTAAAgaattctatttctttatttaaaaatatgtatttatttattttcccttttgttgcccttgtttttcattgttgttgtagttattattgttgttgttatttgatgtcgtcattgttggataggacagagacaaatggagagaggaggggaagacagagagacctgcagacctgcagacctgcaatttctctctctctctctcgctcgctcgctctctttttttttttttttttgcctccaaggttattgctggggctcagtgcctacaccaagaacccactgttcctggaggctatttttttccccttttgttgcccttgttgttttatcattgttatggttattattgttgttgttattactgttgtcgttggagagagagatagagagaggaggggaagacagagagggggagagaaagatagacacctgcagacctgcttcactgcttgtgaaacgacccccctgcaggtggggagcccagggctcgaactgagatcctcacactggtccttgcgcttttcgccatgtgcgcttaacccgctgcactactgctcagctccctcaatttctctctgtcctgtcctattaaaaaatggaaaatacagctgccagaaacagtggatttgtagtgctggcagtgagctccagtgataaccctggaaggaaaaaaaaaaaaaaaaggtcatttttACACTGTAGGATCATCACtattatatattgtttttttttttttctttttgttattttgtaggacagagagaaattgagaaggaagggggaagtgagagatacctgcaggcctgcttcactgcctgtaaagcttcccctctgcaggtggggagtgggggcttgctgggtgcactgctgcctgacccTACATTACATATGCTGTTTAAAACAGTGGTTGGGGCCAatgagatagcatactggttatgccaaacctttttttctttaatttgttttatttttatttatttatttattaaaactttatttattcccttttgttgcccttgttttattattgtagttattattgtttttattgatgtcgtcagtgttggataggatggagagaggaggggaagacagagagggggagagaaagacacctacagacctgcttcaccgcttgtgacgcgactcccttgcaggtggggagccgggggctccaaccggatccttacgctggtccttgctctacgtgcgcttaaccggctgcgttaccgcccgactcccaatttgttttattttagatcctcacatttttttgttttttatttatttttattatttaaaaaatatttatttattccctttttttgcccttgttggtttattgttgcagttattattgttgttgttgatgttgtcattgttggacaggactgagagaaatggagagagaaggggaagacagagagggggagagaaagataagatacctgcagacctgcttcactgcttgtgaagcgactcctctgcaggtggggagccggggggctggaaccgaaccgggatccttcgctggaccttgcgcttcacgacatgtgcgcttaacccgatgcactaccgccccactccagttttgtttgttttttaaccagagcactgctcagctctggtttatggtggtatggggattgaaccttggagcctcaggcatgagaatctgttggcataaccattatactatctacccccccacacacacctatttgttttattttaatgagagagctacagagagagaaaaacagaagaccagagcactgctcagctctggtttacggtcatgccagggattgaacctgggacctcgagcctcatgcatgaaagtcttttgtagaaccattatgcggTCTCCCCAGctcacaaaaagactttcatgtctgtggcgccaaaaatcccaggttcaacctttaacatcaccataaatcagaactgagcagtgtcctgggggaaaaaaagaaagacagcagcCATTAGTTTTCCAAATTGCCTTGTTTTCCAGTTTCTGAGTTGGTttctactatttatttacttattattttattttatttttgttgctgcctTTTCACAAAATGTCTTGAAAGCCCTAAAGTTTCCTGCCTTGCCAGCTTCAGAAAGAAAGGCCTTTGGCTTCCTAACTGCtagtttatctttattttattttattttggtgcagggaCATGACTTAGTCAGTTTCACTGCTTCAGGCCCACTTTGTGAAATAGAAGGAGACAGACCAGGAGGTGATACATTGGTAAAGCACTATACTTGAAGGCATGAGGGTTTTGGGTTTGATTCCAGGCACCACATCTCAATGCACTGGAGCCGCATGAAGGCTTCATTccccccagtgtttttttttttttttttgtaattatctttatttattattgatagtgatagccagaatttgagaagggagggagtgcTAGAGGGCTACTTTCACTACCCAGTGAGCCATCTCTCTTACCgcctcctcccttttttctttcattaaatttaatcattactttattaaatttattaaatttatttaactttaatttattaaatttatttaactttattaaatttatttaatttattaaatttatttaatttaaataaattaaatttatttaatttattaaatttatttaatttattaaatttatttaactttaatttattaaatttatttaactttattttaaatttttaatatttttaatattttagtatttttaataatttttaatatttttaatattttaaactttatatttaaatttatttaactttattaatttattgaatttatttaactttaatttattaaatttatttaactttattaaatttattaaatcattactttattaaatttaatcATTACATTAAAAGGATTTCCCCCTTGTCACTGGGGCGCCACCACCTTGGCTGGGTGTCTTGGTCAAATAAATAGAGAAGAGTAAAGacggaaagaaaagaaattggaactTGATTTTTACAGGTCTGGTTCTTtagctgcttatgaagcttcccccctgcaggtagggacaggagtcttgaactaaggtccttgagcattgtaacatgtatggtcTATTAGTTGTGCCCATGCCTGGCCCCAGAAGTCTTTTTGGTGTTGATGTTTTTGTTGCTGGGACTTATCAGGgccgactttttcagataaagaggcaAAGATGCGTACAGCAtctaagcttcctccagtgcagtgggagttGGGCTCTAAAGTGGGCACTCGGCAAAGCAGGTTCTTTCCCGGGTGGGCCATCTTGCTGGCTCCTGGGGAAAcctttttgtgactttttttcttaaagattttatttatttatgagaaaggagcagagagaaagagtcagacatcactctggcacatgtgctgccagggatcgaactcgggacctcttgcttgagagtccaaagttttaccactgcgtcacctcctgaaccactttttttttttttttaaaccagagctttggcttttggtgatgtgggggattgaacatgggaattcagagcctcaggcattaaagtttctttgcataatcaatatgctatctacccctgcctagaaccttttttattttttatttttattttcccttttgttgcccttgtttgttgtggttattattgttgttgttattgatgctgttgccggataggacagagagagatggagagaggaggagaagacagagagggggagagaaagacagacacctgcagacctgcttcaccgcttgtgaagcgactcccctgtaggtggggagccgtggacttgaaccgggatccttatgccagtcctcgagtttcacacaccatgtgtgcttaacccactgtgctacagcccgacaccccccccttttttttaaaggttaggCCCAGGCTCAAgatcctggtcaccacctgcaggaggaagactTCAAGAACGTgacgcagtgctgcaagtgtttcccaCTCTagctcctcctttccttttgatttctccgtctctatccaataaataacacattaagaaagtatatatatatatatatatatatatatatatatatattttaaaagattttatttatttattcatgaagagagaaggagagagaaagagagagagaaagaaccagacatcactctggtacatgtgctgccagggattgaactcaggacctcatgcttcagagtctgatgctttatccactgcgccacctcctggaccacaagaaagtatattttttaaaaaggcgtCTGGGTCGAGGGTAATAGCTCAACATGATAGAGTACAGTGctagcatgcctgaggctctgaggtcccaggttcaatccccagtatcaccattagccagagcttagcagctCACTGGGTTTCTTTCTCACTAAAgtcaataaataagtctttaaaaaatgtgtatagTCCTGCTCAAAATTGTCACCCACTCTTCTAAAAGTTCCCCATCTCATTCACACACATCCTGCAATAGCAGTACTTGACCAGTCTTCCTGAAACCAGTGCCTGCGATATTGTACATGCTTAGTAAATACttgttgaatatttatttatttatttatttattagagagagaaggatatataaatacatagaggacaccagagcatcactctgacacataccATGTGGAccggaactcagggcctcatgctggagagtcctgtactctaaccactgtgccacctgcagGCCTGATGAATTTTATTTTGCCATGTCGAgttctggggccttgtgcatgtgcagcttcactgctccagatcaCTTTGTCATTCAGATACAGAAGTGAAGAGGAGACATCCCAGCTCCACAGCTTCCTCTGTTTTTACACGTCCCATATATTGCTGGGCTTGGATCTGTGCTGTACACATTGCAAAATACAcaccctatccagtgagctatttcacttttcctcgcctgcctgcctttctccctcccttccccagagcattgctcagttctggcggtgctgggactgaacctgggaccttgcaggtGGTGCAGGAGATAAAACCTTGGACTctgaagcttgaggtcctgagtttgatctccgggtcgcgtgtgccagagagatgctctggtttctctccctctcatcaatAAACGAATATTTGAACAGCCCGGCTAGAGTGCTAGCAGGCGTGGCGATGTGTGCGCTAGTGCATGATCTCCGAGGCGATCGCGCGCGGGCGCGGTTGTTTGTTCTCCTTCCCAAAGGGGGCGCTCCGAGGCCGCAGCTCGCGGAGCCTCAGCCTGACCTGTCCCCTCTCCCCGCAGGTCCCGAGCGAGGCGCCCGCGCCCGTGGCCGACCCGGCGCGCCCCTTCGCGTGCTCGGACTGCGGCCGCGCCTTCGCGCGCCGCTCCACGCTGGCCAagcacacgcgcacgcacacggGCGAGCGGCCCTTCGCCTGCGCCGAGTGCGGCCGGCGCTTCTCGCAGAAGTCGGCGCTGACCAAGCACGGCCGCACGCACACGGGCGAGAGGCCCTACGAGTGCCCCGAGTGCGACAAGCGCTTCTCGGCCGCCTCGAACCTGCGGCAGCACCGGCGGCGCCACACGGGCGAGAAGCCGTACGCCTGCGTGCACTGCGGCCGCCGCTTCGCGCAGAGCTCCAACTACGCGCAGCACCTGCGCGTGCACACGGGCGAGAAGCCCTACTCGTGCCCGGACTGCGGACGCGCCTTCGGCGGCAGTTCGTGCCTGGCGCGCCACCGCCGCACGCACACGGGCGAGCGGCCGTACGCCTGCGCCGACTGCGGCACGCGCTTCGCGCAGAGCTCGGCGCTGGCCAAGCACCGGCGCGTGCACACCGGCGAGAAGCCGCACCGCTGCGCGGTGTGCGGCCGGCGCTTCGGCCACCGCTCCAACCTGGCGGAGCACGCGCGCACGCACACGGGCGAGCGGCCCTACCCCTGCGCCGAGTGCGGCCGCCGCTTCCGCCTCAGCTCGCACTTCATCCGCCACCGGCGCGCGCACCTGCGGCGCCGCCTCTTCATCTGCGCGGGCTGCGGCCGGGACTTCAAGCTGCCGCCGGGCGCCACCGACACCGAGCGCTGCCCCGAGTGCGAGGGCAGCTGAGCCGCGCCACCCGGCCCGGGTTAGGGCGACCGGCGGATCTGGCCGCCCGGGGACGCCGACGGGGGACAGTCCCCACCCGGGAAACCACgagcccccactccacccccaggcCCCGTTGGTGAATAAAGTGTTCTCTCCTCACCCCGCTTGCCTGTGAGTGCGGTGCGCGGGACGGGGCGCGGGGGCGCCCCCAGGCTTAGCGACCCCAGAACTGCGAAGCCAAGTAGTGCCAGAAACCAGGGAAGTgggtttgcataaccactagactaTCTCTCTGAGGCCCCCTCTAAACCTTGCATGTCTAGACTCcgaggtcataggttcaatcctatgcaccaccataagccccagCAGATCAAGCAAACAGTAACGggctgatggtgcacctggtaagcgctcatgttacaaacaaaaataagccCTCCTGGGAGGCAGAGTTAGAGCTTTGGAATtataagcatgagatcccgagtttgatGCCTGGCTTGAGATGTGCCATGTTTGACATGCCAGGTTGATGTTCTAGTTTtcgctaaaaaataaaatacttaaaaagttaAGTCACTACCgacggcggtagtgcagcgggttaagcgcaagtagctgaaggaccggcataaggatcccggttcgagccccccggctccccacttgccggggcgtcacttcacaggcggtgaagcaggtccccgtctctgtcttctcctcctgtctacatttctgtcctatccaacaacaacgacatcaacaataataactacaacaacaataaaaacgagcaacaaaaaggaaataaatttttaaaaagttaagtcatttacttgttttaaaattttatttattaatgaaacaagaggaaagagacagaaccagacagcactctagcacatgtgtgttgctggggaccaaacttgggacttcttgcttgagagtccaacacttttctcatttcttttttctttttttgtttttcatttcttttatacttttcatttatttatttatttattattggatagagacagacaaattaagggagggagaagatagggaaagagacagagagacacctgcagttctacttcaccacttgggagaGTCCAGTACTTTGGGACTCCATGAAGTCACCATAtgccactgtagcatgtgcactcaccagatgagccaccactagGCCTCTGCTTTTCTGCtttgtaaaatatttctttttaaaaatattttatttattaatgagaatgataggaagagagaaaaaaacagaccactctgatacatgtgctgctggggattgaactcaggacttcatgctcgagagtccaatgctttatcaactgtgccacctcccggatcacttgtaaaatatttcttttcttttttaattttaatatttatttattcccttttgttgcccttgttgttttagtgttgtagttattcttcttgttgtcgatgttggataggacagagagaaatggagagaggaggggaagacagagaggaggagagaaagatagacacctgcagacctgcttcactgctgtgaagcgactcccctgcaggtggggagccaggggctcaaaccgggatccttacgccggtccttgtgctttgtgccacatgcatttaacctgctgtgctaccgcccgactccccgtaaaATATTTCTTACCACGAGAatcatcatcactctggcacatgtgatgctggggatcaaactctggacctcaagcTTAAGAGATCTAACCACCCTCTCTCTAACTACTGATAGGCCTCCCAGGcctcaaaagatttattttatttatgttttaaaatatttatttaattttaatatgagagagacagagcagaccactgttcagttctggcttatggtggtgctggggattaaacctaggtccttggagcctcagacacagagtctttttgcataaccattatgctatctccccaacctaaaagatttattttatgatggGGAAAACCACAGCACCATTCTGGCATGTGTAGTCCTGgggcattgaacccaggactaggcgtgcaagtcctgcactctactgctgagccacctcccagatgccGGACTCAAAATCGATTAAGCTCAAGTTCATAGGAGTCAGAGTGGGTCAGAGGAGAGAGGGCAGTGTCACCAAGATGCAGGTACAGGACCAGGagcaagacaggagagcacaACACCTCAAACGATGTGTATGAGGTGCGTATGGAAGGAGCTGACGGGACTGGAAGTAACAGCTTGCAacaatctgggaggtggcgtggGCTCTCAAAGCCAGCTGACCCCCTAACTTTGCATGTGTTGGAATGGTGCTTTGGCTCTctccagtaaattaaaaaaatttttttgggagttgggcggtagcgcagcgtgttaagtgcatgtggcgcaaagctcaaggacctgcattaaggatcctggttcgagcccccgactccccacctgcaggggagtcgcttcacaggtggtgaagcaggtctgcaggtgtctttctctccccctctctgtcttcccctccctccatttctctctgtcctatccaactacgacatcaataacaacaataactacaacagtaaaacaacaggggcagcaaaagggaaaataaatattaaaaaattttttttattatctttattgattgattggatagagatagtcagaaatcgagggggaaggaagggatagagaaggtgagagacagagacacctgcagccctgcttcaccacttgtgaaattttccccctgcaggtggggactgggggcttgaacccaggtccttgcacattgtaacatgtgcgctcaaccaggtgcatcaaagtctttttgcctcTCCCCCAGCTTGGGGATAAGGAAGCCATGAAGTCTTTCCTGGGGAATCGTTAACCATGTGTTTCATGAATTCATGGTTCCATTCGCCAGATGGCGCTGTAGTGCTGTCCACCTTATTTGCTTGAATTTGGGGGACAGAATAGCATAGGGGCTGCGGGTGGGGAGAAAGGCAGCCCTGAGCCCAGGCTCTTAATTGTGAGGGGAAACAGACTGGTTGAATATAGGcagccctcacacacacacctcatgaaAGTCTGTTAAGTAAAGTGTTTATCTCCGCAGCTCCCTCATCCCCCTTAGACAAAaaatatttgggggccaggcagtagccctcctggcagagcacacacactgcaggtctcACCTGCAGGTCTAACTCAATCTCTCTCTAACTTTAttatacagaaaaagaaagaaagaaagaaaaaaaaatgagccacTGGGAGTTGTTGATTTATtatgcaggcgcc is a genomic window of Erinaceus europaeus chromosome 15, mEriEur2.1, whole genome shotgun sequence containing:
- the ZNF771 gene encoding zinc finger protein 771 encodes the protein MPGEQQTEEEEEEGMQEEMVLLVKGEEDEGEEKYEVVKLKIPADNKEVPSEAPAPVADPARPFACSDCGRAFARRSTLAKHTRTHTGERPFACAECGRRFSQKSALTKHGRTHTGERPYECPECDKRFSAASNLRQHRRRHTGEKPYACVHCGRRFAQSSNYAQHLRVHTGEKPYSCPDCGRAFGGSSCLARHRRTHTGERPYACADCGTRFAQSSALAKHRRVHTGEKPHRCAVCGRRFGHRSNLAEHARTHTGERPYPCAECGRRFRLSSHFIRHRRAHLRRRLFICAGCGRDFKLPPGATDTERCPECEGS